TTTCGATAAATAGCACACCCGAACTCGAACCAGACACCCACGATCTTTTGGATTAGGTCGGAAAATACTAGATATATAGTTTAACAGTTTCATGTGAATAGTGAATTAAATGATTAtctattcattaaaaaacaatatcttttaattaaaaatcacaaacataCGAATCAAAAATAATTTATCGCCCTTCATGATAGACTAGTATCTATGACAATATCGAAGAAAATTCCATGTTTGACATGTTCACCAATTTCGTATTCCTAATTCAAATTATAGCACCTAAACAGTGTTTGCAGCTGCTTTAGTACTCAACCAAACCCAGAAAGTTTGACAAACGTGTGACAATATCTTTTCTCCAGTTTAACATTTACTCCTCCGTTCCTTTCCCCCAAGTTTTCCTTCATAAATCGGTCATCTTCTATTCGATCTTTCAGCGTGGGCTCTCTCCCCGGTTAAGgtttctctctctccctatctGCTAACTTTAACGATTACAAATTTATCcgttattttaatatttaaagacCCAGTTATCATGTTAGATAGTTGAAACTTGATCacaaatttgtgaattttggaTTAGAATTTTAGTTTTGATTTGTGGATTGAATTTATTATCGATTTGAGGTTTAATTATCTGTTCGAAATTTCATAAGCAGTTTGGTGTTTTGAGGTAAAAAAATGGAGGGAGGATTTGGGGAATCGATGAATAGGCAGCCCCCAAGCCCTTCGTTTgcaagcagcagcagcagcaataaCAATAGCGATGCTGGATATTTTGAGTGTAATATTTGCTTCGATTTGGCTCAAGACCCTATAGTTACTCTTTGTGGTCACCTCTTCTGCTGGCCTTGCCTCTACAAATGGACTCACATCCACTCTCTTTCACATGAATGCCCCGTTTGCAAGGCTCTTATTGAAGAGGAGAAGTTGGTTCCTTTATATGGCCGTGGAAAGAATTCCACCGACCCTCGCTCCAAGTCTATTCCTGGGACGGACATTCCACATCGTCCCACGGGTCAAAGGCCTGAAACAGCTCCTCCACCTGATCCAAATGCTAATGCCAATGCATTTGCACAGCAAGGATATGGATTTACGGGAGGCTTCGGCCCCTTTGGTGGTTTTGCACCTGTGGCGAGTGCTAGATTTGGAAACTTCACATTTTCTGCAGGACTTGGGGGACTACTACCTTCGTTCTTTAACATTCAAGTGAATGGATTCCCAAATCCAAACCTGTATGGAGCAGGTCATGGTTTTCCATATGGGTATCCTAATACGTTCCATGGTGCGCATGCTCAGGGATTCCATCATCATGAAAACCAGCAACAGCAAGCGGATTCCACCCTGATGCTCCTATTGCTGGTGGTCGGTTTGAGTGTGCTTTTAACTTTAATTTGGAGTTGAGGTAAATCATCAGTTGGAGCTTGAATTTCAAATCTCTGTTCCTTGCCTGTAGTAATATATGTTAGTGCATTTCTTCTATGCAAGTTGTGTTTATTGTATCCTTTACTTTTTTGTTAGACAACTTTCATTTTTATAACATCTCAAGTGCTATCAATCAATTGCTGTGTTTGGTAAGTTTCTTTATATGTATGCATGGTGTATCAAGGAACGGATATTGCATTTTGGAGTTTTGGTGGCGAGGTGAAGCATCATCTGAGAGTTATAGGGCTCTATAATTAGCAGTTTGATGTTTGTCGTTAACAGCGTCTTGAATTGTAGGGCATTGGCATTGCTGTTGTTGATAGGTACTTGAATTTAGCTTCTATTGCATTTGATACTTGTATAGCTCAATAAGTTGTATTCCAAATCACAGCACTCTAGACTCACTTGTTTGATTTATGTTGGTAGCCCTTGTGATACAAGGTTCAATGTTTCATATAGATTCTTATTTCTTCTATGAAGTTCAAATGTTTTAAGTATAGGATGCTAGTTTACTTTTGAGGTGAAGGAAAAGTGAATGAATCAAATAAATGAAAGCTTTGGAGtttgtagttttttttctaTTCTTATAAGCTTGTGAACAACCTTGATTTTATACTTGAAAACTCACTTATTGAATGTCTAACTAATATCAGTAATTAAAATAGGATTTGATATTTATGTGTTGTTTACATTTACATTCCTTAAACATGTCGAATTTTCAACAAGTCTATTCATtacaattaaattttgttaaaattttcgTTCAGATATCTGTATTGAGTAATTAAACCACATTTGATAAATCACCCTTACCGTTTTCGTGGACACTTAACTAATGGACTCATAAAACTGAAAAAACCCCTTTTATGGTGGGCAACAGTATTATGAAAAATTTAATAGCAGACGAGGAAATATAAGAAATACTAACCCGAGAGACGAGAAGATGTGCCTGAACGAGATATATAGtaacaagaagaagaaaaatgattGAATAGAAGAGCTCCCAAATATTTGGTGATCTAAGATGTATCGATATCAGAACTCATTATTTCGATCAATCATTTTTTTCCAAACAGAAGAAACTTAAGACAacagtaatttaaataattactgTACATATATATAGGTCCATCTGTTACTGTTAGGCCCAAATCAGAAACTAAAGCCCATAAAAGAGCCCACGGAAAGCAATTTTGGTATACATGAAATATTTCCCGCCTCTAGGAAAAAGATTTAAATTTTCGTTCCCCCAAAATTCAGCATTTCAATTCTCAGTGAAACCACTTGCCAATTCCCCCTAATCTTCCAGAGACTGTTCCCAATTTCAACCCCTAATTCCTCCAATTGAGAGAGGAAATACACATTAAGGAGATCTGTCTCGAGGGGTTCAAATCCTACGCAACGAGAACCGTGGTTCCGGGCTTCGACCCGTATTTCAACGCTATAACAGGCCTCAACGGCTCCGGCAAATCGAACATCCTTGATTCAATAT
This sequence is a window from Salvia splendens isolate huo1 chromosome 5, SspV2, whole genome shotgun sequence. Protein-coding genes within it:
- the LOC121805534 gene encoding E3 ubiquitin-protein ligase RNF5-like, whose protein sequence is MEGGFGESMNRQPPSPSFASSSSSNNNSDAGYFECNICFDLAQDPIVTLCGHLFCWPCLYKWTHIHSLSHECPVCKALIEEEKLVPLYGRGKNSTDPRSKSIPGTDIPHRPTGQRPETAPPPDPNANANAFAQQGYGFTGGFGPFGGFAPVASARFGNFTFSAGLGGLLPSFFNIQVNGFPNPNLYGAGHGFPYGYPNTFHGAHAQGFHHHENQQQQADSTLMLLLLVVGLSVLLTLIWS